One window of the Shewanella khirikhana genome contains the following:
- a CDS encoding electron transfer flavoprotein subunit beta/FixA family protein: MKILVPVKRVVDANVKVRVKADNTDVDTANLKMAINPFCEIAVEEAVRLKEAGHASEIVVVSVGSKAVQEQMRTAMALGADRGIHVEAGDDLAPVSIAKILKAVQDKEQAQLVLLGKQSIDGDNNQTGQMLAALMDAPQATFASKVVVEGGELLVTREVDGGLQTVRLPMPAIVTSDLRLNEPRYAKLPDIMKAKRKPLDTVTPEALGVTLKAHQKLISVTAPAARQAGIKVASVEELVEKLKNEAKVI, translated from the coding sequence ATGAAAATACTGGTGCCTGTAAAGCGCGTTGTCGATGCCAACGTGAAGGTGAGGGTGAAGGCCGATAATACCGATGTAGACACGGCAAACCTCAAGATGGCGATTAACCCCTTTTGTGAAATTGCCGTAGAAGAAGCGGTAAGACTCAAAGAAGCGGGTCACGCCAGCGAAATCGTGGTTGTGAGTGTCGGCAGCAAGGCCGTGCAGGAGCAGATGCGTACCGCCATGGCACTGGGCGCCGATCGGGGAATTCACGTGGAAGCCGGCGACGATCTGGCTCCGGTTTCCATCGCCAAGATTTTGAAAGCCGTGCAGGACAAAGAGCAGGCTCAGCTGGTATTGCTGGGTAAGCAGTCCATCGATGGTGACAACAACCAGACCGGTCAGATGCTGGCCGCGCTGATGGACGCGCCTCAGGCGACCTTTGCTTCCAAAGTGGTTGTGGAAGGCGGTGAGCTGCTGGTAACCCGCGAAGTGGACGGCGGCCTGCAAACTGTGCGCCTGCCAATGCCCGCCATTGTGACCTCAGATCTGCGCCTCAACGAGCCACGCTACGCCAAACTGCCCGATATCATGAAAGCCAAGCGCAAGCCGCTGGATACCGTGACTCCGGAAGCCCTGGGCGTGACGTTAAAGGCACACCAGAAGCTTATCAGTGTGACTGCGCCTGCCGCCCGTCAGGCCGGTATCAAGGTGGCCTCTGTTGAAGAGCTGGTGGAAAAACTGAAAAACGAAGCAA